A window of Ipomoea triloba cultivar NCNSP0323 chromosome 2, ASM357664v1 contains these coding sequences:
- the LOC116009764 gene encoding uncharacterized protein LOC116009764, whose protein sequence is MAEESEKRFHAVMDKLFQTPPKSKLPATSSSEGQLSRGKKRAYSSYALVVSDPKSTFKAAERLRNLSDLSGETQASPCRPWDRVDYFRRLASFKSMWWFAKPQVVSAVNCARRGWINVDMDTIACEACGVRLIFSCPPSWSQQQVDKAALVFSLKLDSGHKLLCPWVDNACDEKLAAFPPMPTAVLVDEYKSRCSALVQLVALPVISSSIVNCLGSTRLEEFLKTSSAVESGRSTETSREDDLGNQPKSTSSLTYYQAQKLISLCGWEPRALPYVVDSKDQLNQSAKDNKHGYLSQFSGQNHGITILSSNENSGANDDIQTSDGAIYDPNSVALECQICGARVGLWAFSTVQRPLEFLRLSGYMDINSENAADNRMGGALGNLILSNDNRDNSKEGTANTALAVSTILNERPNLNITIAGGPLPASQNYRAKISLPVVGQNIRARFSTDSEISDGLTTEDSLLVGKGQNISLDEQNNAEQEISDTSKSDPITEKQSEDTQMVAQVSSEVGKLPDHADDVEIVDPVVADHSTSQTGDDLGSIREGGDTSHQGKTTEHNGLEVGTYNSKQAIKQGDSKDDGVQSTVQNRDVVPTIAKTLQEVPLDKGTEFDPIRLHKHFCPWIASSSGSAPGWQQTLSALECHKEFSHPLTGDAPSSSLIKVDDPVASVKRLFTPTPSKRKKLIQSS, encoded by the exons TTCATCGGAAGGTCAGTTATCAAGAGGCAAGAAACGAGCATATTCCTCCTATGCATTAGTAGTATCCGATCCGAAATCGACATTCAAGGCGGCTGAGAGATTACGGAATTTGTCGGATTTGAGCGGAGAAACTCAAGCTTCTCCTTGCAGACCCTGGGACAGAGTTGATTATTTTAGAAGGCTGGCCAGTTTCAAATCTATGTGGTGGTTTGCCAAACCGCAG GTGGTAAGTGCAGTAAACTGTGCTAGAAGGGGTTGGATAAATGTAGATATGGATACTATTGCATGTGAAGCATGTGGAGTGCGCCTTATCTTTTCTTGTCCACCGTCTTGGAGCCAACAACAAG TTGATAAAGCAGCCTTAGTATTCAGCTTGAAACTTGACAGCGGACACAAGCTGCTTTGCCCATGGGTTGACAATGCCTGTGACGAAAAGCTAGCAGCCTTCCCACCAATGCCTACTGCTGTTTTAGTTGATGAATATAAATCCCGTTGTTCTGCTCTAGTGCAGCTTGTAGCCCTACCTGTGATTTCTTCTTCTATAGTTAATTGCTTGGGAAGCACCCGGTTAGAAGAATTTCTCAAAACATCTTCAGCAGTAGAGTCTGGCAGGTCCACTGAAACTTCTAGAGAAGATGATCTTGGAAACCAACCGAAATCAACTTCGTCTCTCACATATTATCAG GCACAAAAGCTGATTAGTTTATGTGGCTGGGAACCCCGTGCTTTGCCATATGTTGTTGATTCCAAGGACCAGTTAAATCAATCTGCTAAGGATAACAAGCATGGATATTTATCTCAGTTTAGTGGACAGAACCATGGCATTACCATTCTTTCTTCTAATGAGAATAGTGGGGCAAATGATGATATTCAAACATCTGATGGTGCAATTTATGATCCTAATTCTGTTGCTTTGGAGTGTCAGATTTGTGGGGCCCGTGTTGGATTATGGGCATTTTCTACTGTTCAACGTCCTCTTGAATTTTTAAGGTTGAGTGGATATATGGATATTAATAGTGAAAATGCAGCTGATAATCGCATGGGTGGTGCTCTTGGAAACCTTATTTTGAGCAATGACAATCGTGATAATAGTAAAGAAGGCACTGCGAATACTGCACTAGCTGTTTCCACAATATTGAATGAAAGACcaaatttaaatataactatTGCAGGTGGCCCCCTTCCGGCATCGCAAAATTATAGGGCAAAAATATCACTTCCTGTTGTTGGACAGAATATAAGAGCTAGATTTTCAACTGATTCTGAGATAAGTGATGGCTTAACTACTGAGGACTCGCTCTTGGTAGGCAAAGGTCAGAACATTTCTCTGGATGAACAGAATAATGCCGAACAAGAAATATCTGATACCAGTAAATCAGACCCAATTACAGAAAAGCAATCAGAGGACACTCAGATGGTAGCACAGGTTTCAAGTGAGGTTGGAAAACTACCAGATCATGCAGATGATGTTGAGATAGTTGATCCAGTTGTTGCAGATCATTCTACATCCCAAACTGGAGATGATCTTGGATCAATTAGAGAAGGTGGAGACACATCTCATCAGGGAAAAACTACTGAGCATAATGGATTAGAGGTTGGAACTTACAATTCAAAACAAGCCATCAAGCAAGGTGACAGCAAGGATGATGGAGTACAATCGACAGTTCAGAACCGTGATGTTGTGCCAACTATAG caaaGACTTTACAAGAAGTACCACTAGACAAAGGTACAGAGTTCGATCCGATAAGGCTACACAAACATTTCTGTCCCTGGATTGCATCTAGTAGTGGCTCTGCACCTGGATGGCAACAAACGTTATCTGCTTTAGAATGTCATAAGGAGTTTTCTCATCCTTTGACTGGAGATGCCCCTTCGTCATCCCTGATTAAG GTTGATGATCCTGTTGCTTCGGTGAAAAGGCTTTTTACACCTACCCCTTCAAAAAGAAAGAAGCTTATCCAGTCTAGTTAA
- the LOC116009768 gene encoding single-stranded DNA-binding protein, mitochondrial isoform X2: protein MASTLSRRLLRTLIASPRSSSHFTRFPSTSYSICSKSFSTEGDDLSALESDRSGSESESEVKSDPLSSTPEPDSNQRRNTGERPLENGMDNGIYKVGQAAIQKKLKSGNTVTLLSIGTGGIRNNRRPFDNEEPREYANRCAVQWHRVSIYPQRLGDLAAKNAIPGSILYIEGNLETKVFSDPITGLVRRIREVAVRQNGRLVFLGKLNDAEQPSKDEIKSVGYY from the exons ATGGCGTCCACACTCTCCAGAAGACTACTCCGCACCCTCATCGCTAGCCCTAGGTCATCGTCCCATTTCACGCGCTTCCCTTCAACGTCCTATTCTATCTGCTCGAAAAGCTTTTCGACTGAGGGCGACGATTTGAGTGCCCTGGAATCGGACCGGTCCGGGTCGGAATCCGAATCGGAGGTCAAATCGGACCCTTTATCCTCTACTCCCGAGCCCGATTCCAATCAGCGGCGCAATACTGGAGAGCGCCCCCTTGAAAATGGCATGGATAATGGCATTTATAAG GTAGGGCAAGCTGCAATACAGAAGAAGCTGAAGAGTGGGAATACAGTGACTCTTCTTTCTATTGGAACGGGTGGGATTCGTAACAATAGGAGGCCATTTGATAATGAAGAGCCTAGAGAGTATGCCAATCGGTGTGCTGTGCAGTGGCATAGGGTCTCAATTTATCCTCAGAGGTTGGGGGACCTTGCCGCAAAGAACGCTATTCCTGG CTCAATCCTGTACATAGAGGGTAATCTTGAGACCAAAGTGTTTAGTGATCCAATTACAGGCCTTGTTAGACGCATACGAGAGGTTGCTGTACGCCAAAATG GTCGACTTGTTTTTCTTGGCAAGTTAAATGATGCGGAGCAGCCATCAAAAGACGAAATAAAATCTGTTGGTTATTACTGA
- the LOC116009766 gene encoding peptidyl-prolyl cis-trans isomerase CYP26-2, chloroplastic yields the protein MWVNQRTVEPSAKIIHPHAAPTPPPKQIQVTPTSHSPSALNKSSKLSRRELAISANSSLLLLLGTQALVPLHQFKARAEEVSETTDVIQPENTPGESEVKAGEVSQGTDITENEAKAEAVSENTDVIKQENDLGENKARTEEVSENTYVTEKGNGVGESQAKADEVSENTNATQPENDSGKNNYCAGQNLTNRAFLEVSIDGEPAGRIVVGLYGNTAPGGTARFSNLVSGRAGISYRRKEFVKIMPTYVQHGGVRSYGVDAELASRRGSNMTVDSLVSEWEKQYESCPGTKNIAGSISIIVRDPSKPPPKVKLVARNGKLEIDQEEVGKAPNGTEFIIATKDSPELDSSALVVGRVLEGMDVVERIGQVKTVKENTSSPYFRVAKLIGDKRAVVAERGFNRPYSKVMITNCGLM from the exons ATGTGGGTTAATCAGAGGACTGTTGAGCCCTCGGCTAAAATCATCCACCCACATGCAGCACCAACACCACCTCCCAAGCAGATTCAAGTCACACCCACATCTCATTCTCCTTCAGCTCTCAACAAATCTTCCAAGTTATCGCGGAGAGAGCTTGCCATTTCAGCCAATTCATCCTTGCTACTACTCCTAGGCACCCAAGCACTAGTGCCATTGCACCAGTTCAAGGCACGGGCCGAGGAAGTTTCTGAAACCACTGATGTAATCCAACCAGAAAATACCCCAGGGGAGAGCGAGGTTAAGGCAGGGGAAGTTTCTCAAGGCACTGATATAACCGAGAACGAGGCAAAGGCAGAGGCAGTTTCTGAAAACACTGATGTAATCAAACAAGAAAATGACTTGGGGGAGAACAAGGCAAGGACTGAGGAAGTTTCTGAAAACACTTATGTAACCGAAAAAGGGAATGGCGTGGGGGAGAGCCAGGCAAAGGCAGATGAAGTTTCTGAAAACACCAATGCAACTCAACCAGAAAATGATTCAGGAAAGAATAACTACTGTGCAGGTCAAAATCTGACAAACCGTGCATTTCTTGAAGTATCTATTGATGGGGAACCTGCAGGAAGAATTGTTGTAGGGCTGTACGGGAACACTGCCCCTGGTGGCACAGCAAGATTCAGTAATCTCGTAAGTGGCAGAGCGGGCATCAGTTACAGGAGAAAAGAGTTTGTGAAAATCATGCCAACCTATGTGCAACATGGTGGAGTGAGGTCATATGGTGTGGATGCTGAGCTTGCAAGTAGAAGAGGAAGCAACATGACAGTTGATAGCCTTGTTTCTGAATGGGAGAAGCAATATGAAAGCTGCCCCGGAACTAAGAATATAGCTGGGAGCATAAGCATCATAGTCAGAGATCCATCAAAACCACCCCCAAAAGTGAAACTGGTTGCACGCAATGGGAAGCTGGAGATTGATCAAGAGGAAGTGGGAAAGGCTCCAAATGGAACCGAGTTCATCATAGCTACAAAAGACTCACCTGAGTTGGATAGCTCAGCTTTGGTGGTTGGAAGAGTGCTGGAAGGGATGGATGTAGTGGAGAGAATTGGTCAGGTGAAAACTGTGAAAGAGAATACCAGTTCTCCTTACTTTAG GGTAGCGAAGTTGATAGGAGATAAAAGGGCTGTTGTTGCAGAGAGAGGCTTCAACCGACCTTACTCCAAAGTGATGATCACAAATTGTGGTCTGATGTAA
- the LOC116009767 gene encoding autophagy-related protein 18a-like has product MTSTLPSSSPWPLNPASPTPNRRLPSPIFMDANSPPSLDADDHSPLSGISAAVVSPDDDNHRSQTSSPTTTSQNVNPNPLPQIVDSSRPTLLHLSFNQDHSWFAAGTDRGFRIYNCDPVREIFRRDFANNSGGVGGGIGVVQMLFRCNILSLEPQYPLNKVMIWDDHQSRCIGELSFRSEVKSVRRLRRDRIVVVLAQKILVYNFADLKLVHQIETMVNPKGLCEVSQVSGSMVLLCPGLQKGQVRVEHYASKRTKFIAAHDSRVSSFAITNDGKLVATTSSKGTLERR; this is encoded by the coding sequence ATGACCTCAACTCTACCCTCCTCCTCCCCTTGGCCCCTTAACCCTGCAAGTCCCACCCCCAATCGCCGCCTCCCCTCACCGATCTTCATGGACGCCAACTCTCCTCCGTCCTTAGACGCCGACGATCACTCCCCTCTCTCCGGTATCTCCGCCGCCGTTGTCTCCCCCGACGACGATAACCACCGCTCTCAAACTTCTTCCCCCACCACTACTTCGCAGAATGTTAACCCTAATCCGCTTCCTCAAATCGTCGACTCCTCTCGCCCTACCCTCCTCCACCTCTCCTTCAACCAGGACCATAGCTGGTTCGCTGCTGGCACCGATCGGGGATTCCGTATCTACAATTGCGATCCCGTCCGTGAGATTTTCCGCCGCGATTTCGCCAACAACAGTGGCGGCGTGGGCGGCGGAATTGGGGTTGTTCAGATGCTATTCCGTTGTAATATTCTGTCGCTGGAACCACAGTATCCTTTGAATAAGGTCATGATCTGGGACGATCATCAGTCCAGGTGCATCGGAGAGCTATCCTTTCGCTCCGAGGTGAAGTCCGTCCGGCGGCTTCGGAGGGATAGAATCGTGGTTGTTTTGGCGCAGAAGATATTGGTGTACAATTTCGCTGATTTGAAGTTGGTACACCAGATAGAGACTATGGTGAACCCCAAAGGATTGTGTGAGGTCTCGCAGGTTTCAGGGTCTATGGTGCTGCTTTGTCCGGGGCTGCAAAAGGGCCAGGTCAGGGTTGAACACTATGCCTCAAAGAGGACAAAATTTATAGCGGCTCACGATTCGAGGGTTTCATCTTTTGCTATAACAAACGATGGGAAATTGGTTGCTACAACAAGTAGTAAAGGGACTCTTGAAAGGAGATGA
- the LOC116009769 gene encoding oleosin 16 kDa, with amino-acid sequence MADMQSLPAQNQRLPLQPRAIVPSATFLRRFQDHAPNSSQIFGFFTLVISAGILLFLTGLTLTASILGLIFFTPLILISSPLWIPIGTVLFIAIAGFLSVCAFAIAAILSVSWLYRYYRGFHPPGSDRFDYARSRIVDTANHVKDYAGGYLQGKVKDAAPGA; translated from the coding sequence atggcCGACATGCAATCCCTCCCCGCCCAAAATCAAAGACTGCCGCTGCAGCCACGCGCCATAGTCCCCTCCGCCACTTTCCTCCGTAGATTTCAGGACCATGCCCCCAACTCCTCTCAGATCTTCGGTTTCTTCACCTTGGTCATCTCCGCCGGGATTCTCCTTTTCCTCACCGGCCTAACCCTCACCGCCTCAATTCTCGGCCTTATCTTCTTCACCCCCTTGATCCTCATCTCCAGCCCCCTCTGGATCCCCATCGGCACCGTCCTCTTCATCGCCATCGCCGGATTCCTCTCCGTCTGCGCCTTCGCCATCGCCGCCATCCTCTCCGTCTCCTGGCTCTACCGCTACTACCGCGGCTTCCACCCGCCCGGCTCCGACCGGTTCGACTACGCCCGCAGCAGGATCGTCGACACCGCCAACCACGTCAAGGACTACGCCGGCGGCTACCTTCAAGGTAAGGTCAAGGACGCGGCTCCCGGCGCCTGA
- the LOC116009768 gene encoding single-stranded DNA-binding protein, mitochondrial isoform X1: MASTLSRRLLRTLIASPRSSSHFTRFPSTSYSICSKSFSTEGDDLSALESDRSGSESESEVKSDPLSSTPEPDSNQRRNTGERPLENGMDNGIYKAILVGQVGQAAIQKKLKSGNTVTLLSIGTGGIRNNRRPFDNEEPREYANRCAVQWHRVSIYPQRLGDLAAKNAIPGSILYIEGNLETKVFSDPITGLVRRIREVAVRQNGRLVFLGKLNDAEQPSKDEIKSVGYY, translated from the exons ATGGCGTCCACACTCTCCAGAAGACTACTCCGCACCCTCATCGCTAGCCCTAGGTCATCGTCCCATTTCACGCGCTTCCCTTCAACGTCCTATTCTATCTGCTCGAAAAGCTTTTCGACTGAGGGCGACGATTTGAGTGCCCTGGAATCGGACCGGTCCGGGTCGGAATCCGAATCGGAGGTCAAATCGGACCCTTTATCCTCTACTCCCGAGCCCGATTCCAATCAGCGGCGCAATACTGGAGAGCGCCCCCTTGAAAATGGCATGGATAATGGCATTTATAAG GCAATATTGGTAGGTCAGGTAGGGCAAGCTGCAATACAGAAGAAGCTGAAGAGTGGGAATACAGTGACTCTTCTTTCTATTGGAACGGGTGGGATTCGTAACAATAGGAGGCCATTTGATAATGAAGAGCCTAGAGAGTATGCCAATCGGTGTGCTGTGCAGTGGCATAGGGTCTCAATTTATCCTCAGAGGTTGGGGGACCTTGCCGCAAAGAACGCTATTCCTGG CTCAATCCTGTACATAGAGGGTAATCTTGAGACCAAAGTGTTTAGTGATCCAATTACAGGCCTTGTTAGACGCATACGAGAGGTTGCTGTACGCCAAAATG GTCGACTTGTTTTTCTTGGCAAGTTAAATGATGCGGAGCAGCCATCAAAAGACGAAATAAAATCTGTTGGTTATTACTGA
- the LOC116010801 gene encoding protein ALP1-like — protein sequence MKPNTFRHLCVDLETKYGLRASNRVSTIEKLGIFVYVLSKGASNRDTQERFQYSGETMSRIIKEVLNAMDGFSRDMLVPKDHEFKEIPPQIANDNRYMPHFKNCIGAIDGTHIAITIREEDQMRYRGRKGIPTTNVLAACDFDLLFTDVLTGWEGSTHDARIFLDTISNPSLKFPKPPQGKYYLVDKGFPERNGYLTPYSNTRYHQSEFRGANPRGSQEVFNQAHSSLRSCIERARWKILFFKKLH from the exons aTGAAGCCAAATACATTTCGCCATTTATGTGTAGATTTAGAAACCAAGTATGGTTTGAGAGCTTCGAATAGGGTCTCAACTATAGAGAAACTTGGTATATTTGTATATGTGCTTAGTAAGGGTGCTTCTAATAGAGATACTCAAGAACGCTTTCAATATTCCGGTGAAACTATGAGTAGAATTATTAAAGAAGTGTTGAATGCCATGGATGGATTCTCAAGAGATATGCTTGTACCAAAAGATCACGAGTTCAAGGAGATACCACCACAAATTGCTAATGATAATAGATATATGCCACATTTTAAA AATTGCATTGGAGCTATTGATGGCACACATATTGCAATAACTATAAGAGAGGAAGATCAAATGAGATATAGAGGAAGGAAAGGGATTCCAACTACCAATGTCTTAGCAGCGTGTGACTTTGATTTGTTATTCACGGATGTTTTAACAGGATGGGAGGGATCAACACATGATGCTCGCATTTTTCTTGATACGATTAGTAATCCAAGTCTCAAGTTCCCTAAGCCACCACAAG GGAAGTATTACTTAGTGGATAAAGGCTTCCCGGAAAGAAATGGATATTTAACACCTTACTCCAATACTAGATATCATCAATCAGAGTTTCGTGGAGCAAACCCAAGGGGATCTCAAGAAGTATTTAATCAAGCTCATTCATCTTTAAGAAGTTGCATTGAGAGGGCTCGGTGGAAGATATTGTTCTTTAAGAAGTTGCATTGA